One region of Diabrotica undecimpunctata isolate CICGRU chromosome 6, icDiaUnde3, whole genome shotgun sequence genomic DNA includes:
- the LOC140442715 gene encoding uncharacterized protein — MPGTGCSVANCKNNFYKNKKSDSVQQIAFFTFPKNTNLEKIWIMRCCRKDTINIKTARVCSNHFKKDDFVDDMYARIMGTRPKLKLKDGAIPSKNLKSPDVSKQTECEPTARRDKRVTMKTQTAIIEDLLEVHSHKRKKTNLITIDLSDESGTSKESDEDILKRKYEELLEENKKLKEKLEKNEQDLCTTRTTIVELNKITKKKTFIVRKIF; from the exons atgccaggcacaggttgtagtgtggccaattgtaaaaataatttttataaaaataagaagTCTGATTCTGTTCAACAAATAGCATTTTTCACGTTTcccaaaaatacaaatttagagAAAATATGGATTATGCGCTGTTGCAGAAAAgatacaataaatataaaaactgcTAGAGTATGTAGTAATCATTTCAAGAAGGATGATTTTGTGGATGACATGTATGCTCGAATAATGGGAACTAGGCCTAAGTTGAAATTAAAGGATGGAG CAATTCCAAGTAAAAACTTAAAATCTCCAGATGTTTCAAAACAAACAGAATGTGAACCTACAGCAAGAAGAGATAAAAGAGTAACAATGAAAACCCAAACAGCTATAATCGAAGACTTATTAGAGGTGCATtcacataaaagaaaaaaaactaatCTTATAACGATTGATTTGTCTGATGAATCAGGTACAAGTAAAGAATCAGATGAAgatattttaaaacgaaaatatgaGGAATTGcttgaagaaaacaaaaaactaaaagagaaattagaaaaaaatgaacaaGATTTGTGTACTACCAGAACGACGAttgtagaattaaataaaataacaaagaaaaagacATTTATAgtgagaaaaatattttga